In Nocardia sp. NBC_00403, one DNA window encodes the following:
- the lysA gene encoding diaminopimelate decarboxylase, which translates to MTLLEIFPSLRSGGMPPRLDSAIWPRDTHYDDAGRITVGGVALADIADQYGTPTYVLAEREVRQRCRAYRAAFPDAEIYYAGKALMITAVADWVTSEGLSVDVCSAGELAVALAAGVDPQRIILHGNGKSFDELEAAVQVGVGRIVVDSLAEITLLSALATGSQQVMLRLSPGIDVHGHPAVVTGVTDQKFGFPLGSESAAEAVARILRQPTLRLVGFHCHLGSQICDPDYYGEAIRRMVTEMARVRDEHDHLLTHLDIGGGHGVAYRCGDAEMNLAELSAIVEDALDAACARRGFPRPVIAIEPGRAIVARAGVTLYRVRSVKHIDGGHTYVTVDGGMSDNPRVALYGAQYSVVVANRHPTGPQMTATVAGRFCEAGDILATDVQLPADLRPGEVLAMPCTGAYHHSLASSYNSVGRPPIVAVRKGISRELVRRETLSDLLSRDIGR; encoded by the coding sequence GTGACGCTGCTCGAAATCTTCCCGTCGCTGCGGTCGGGGGGAATGCCCCCGCGGCTCGACTCCGCGATCTGGCCACGGGACACGCATTACGACGATGCCGGCCGAATAACCGTTGGAGGTGTCGCGCTCGCCGATATCGCCGACCAGTACGGCACGCCCACATACGTGCTCGCCGAGCGTGAGGTCAGGCAGCGCTGCCGGGCATATCGAGCGGCCTTCCCCGACGCCGAGATCTACTACGCGGGCAAAGCGTTGATGATCACGGCGGTCGCCGACTGGGTCACCTCGGAGGGACTATCCGTGGATGTCTGCTCGGCGGGCGAACTCGCCGTCGCGCTCGCCGCGGGCGTCGATCCCCAACGAATCATCTTGCACGGCAACGGAAAATCCTTCGACGAACTGGAGGCCGCTGTCCAGGTCGGCGTCGGCCGGATCGTGGTCGATTCGCTCGCCGAGATCACGCTGCTCTCCGCACTGGCCACCGGCTCGCAGCAGGTCATGTTGCGGCTGTCCCCCGGCATCGACGTGCACGGTCATCCCGCCGTTGTCACGGGGGTCACCGATCAGAAGTTCGGTTTCCCGCTCGGTAGCGAATCGGCCGCCGAAGCCGTCGCCCGCATTCTGCGCCAGCCGACATTGCGGCTGGTCGGCTTCCATTGCCATCTGGGCTCGCAGATCTGCGATCCGGACTACTACGGCGAGGCCATTCGACGGATGGTCACCGAGATGGCGCGCGTCCGTGACGAGCACGACCACCTGCTCACCCATCTGGACATCGGCGGCGGACACGGTGTCGCCTACCGCTGCGGCGACGCCGAAATGAATCTTGCCGAACTGTCCGCGATCGTCGAGGACGCCCTCGACGCGGCCTGCGCGCGCCGCGGTTTCCCGCGCCCGGTCATCGCCATCGAACCGGGCCGTGCCATCGTCGCCCGCGCAGGTGTCACGCTGTACCGGGTGCGCTCGGTCAAGCACATCGACGGCGGACACACCTATGTCACGGTCGACGGCGGGATGAGCGACAACCCACGGGTCGCGCTGTACGGCGCGCAGTACAGCGTGGTCGTCGCCAACCGGCATCCGACCGGCCCACAGATGACCGCCACCGTCGCGGGCCGGTTCTGCGAGGCGGGCGACATCCTCGCCACCGATGTGCAGCTACCCGCGGATCTGCGGCCCGGCGAGGTGCTGGCCATGCCGTGCACCGGTGCCTACCACCACAGCCTCGCGTCCTCCTACAACAGCGTCGGCCGGCCGCCGATCGTCGCGGTGCGCAAGGGTATCTCCCGGGAATTGGTGCGCCGGGAAACTCTGTCCGACCTGCTCAGCAGGGATATCGGCCGCTGA
- a CDS encoding transcriptional regulator, which produces MEELNELFASLPRLKLVAFLDGCAEAEFLVIADLCELNKSTLSKAMTLLENAGYLEVTKGYVGRKPRTWLALTPKARTAYHAHLAALAALTRKGGETTPES; this is translated from the coding sequence ATGGAAGAACTGAACGAGCTGTTCGCCTCCCTGCCGCGCCTGAAACTCGTCGCATTCCTCGACGGCTGCGCCGAAGCCGAATTCCTGGTCATCGCCGACCTGTGTGAACTCAACAAATCCACCCTGTCCAAAGCGATGACTCTGCTGGAGAACGCCGGATACCTCGAAGTCACCAAGGGCTACGTGGGCCGCAAACCGAGAACCTGGCTCGCCCTCACCCCCAAGGCCCGCACCGCCTACCATGCCCACCTCGCTGCCCTCGCCGCGCTCACTCGCAAGGGCGGCGAGACCACGCCCGAATCCTGA
- a CDS encoding cupin domain-containing protein: MRRIVVGDDGTGQGRVLADDSIDPLTLALLPGAEIHRMWELDELPDLPVDRMPSQTDTRYFPVPGGLRFGFISIPPGLTYEPDADLSEEALAAVTAEAETKLPGMMAAFDPAAPGMHSTASIDFIVVLSGQGRMRLGDGVDVSLRSGDCLIQNGTPHAWFNDGAVPFVFSYTLCGVADRNVPTKP; encoded by the coding sequence ATGCGCAGAATCGTGGTCGGCGACGACGGAACCGGACAGGGGCGGGTACTGGCAGACGACAGTATCGACCCGCTCACACTGGCGCTGCTGCCCGGCGCTGAGATACATCGGATGTGGGAACTCGACGAGCTACCCGATCTGCCGGTCGACCGGATGCCTTCGCAGACCGATACGCGCTACTTCCCCGTCCCGGGCGGGCTGCGTTTCGGATTCATCTCCATACCTCCTGGGCTGACCTATGAGCCCGACGCCGACCTGTCCGAGGAAGCACTAGCCGCCGTCACCGCGGAAGCGGAGACGAAACTACCTGGGATGATGGCGGCCTTCGACCCCGCTGCGCCTGGCATGCACAGCACCGCGAGCATCGATTTCATTGTCGTGCTCAGCGGCCAAGGCCGAATGCGCCTGGGCGACGGTGTCGATGTCTCGCTGCGATCGGGCGATTGCCTGATCCAGAACGGCACACCACACGCATGGTTCAACGACGGTGCGGTGCCATTCGTCTTCAGTTACACCCTCTGCGGCGTCGCCGACCGGAATGTGCCGACAAAACCATGA
- a CDS encoding AraC family transcriptional regulator gives MDQAAIADSATTSVVDPHERADYWAHLINMYHCRLGYRFPSRTDFQGHTRLRRTDAYQLVGWESDAVTYLRTPKLIRADPDDDYRLIVPLAGRLTFGSDDGHGILTPATMCLVAIDQPFAMSMPDGTRGLIITIPRQEMQHRLNHVAPPTRPLDLTTGLGRVTAGMVSGLYTECAALTDRQFDTVSERLVDLLCMQILGDPASSSTQLADVEATARRYIHNHAGDPDLTGTRVAGALGWSLRQIQLAFSAAGTTPSEVIREERLQLAHDRLRSPAYQRCSITDIASDLGFGSASSFNKAFRRRFDTTPSQLREGLAGHVRGSRTPGAISGTSS, from the coding sequence ATGGACCAAGCGGCTATTGCCGACTCGGCCACGACAAGTGTGGTGGATCCACATGAGCGCGCCGACTACTGGGCCCATCTGATCAACATGTACCACTGCCGACTGGGCTACCGGTTCCCGAGCCGCACCGACTTCCAGGGGCACACTCGACTGCGGCGCACGGACGCCTACCAGCTCGTCGGATGGGAATCGGACGCCGTCACCTACCTTCGCACCCCGAAGCTCATCCGTGCCGACCCCGATGACGACTATCGGCTGATCGTTCCTCTCGCTGGGCGGCTGACCTTCGGCTCCGACGACGGGCACGGGATCCTCACTCCGGCAACGATGTGCCTGGTGGCCATCGACCAGCCCTTCGCGATGTCCATGCCCGACGGCACGCGAGGGCTGATCATCACCATTCCGCGGCAGGAGATGCAGCATCGCCTCAACCACGTCGCGCCGCCCACCCGCCCGCTGGATCTCACGACCGGACTCGGGCGCGTGACGGCGGGGATGGTCAGCGGCCTGTACACCGAATGCGCCGCACTCACCGACCGCCAATTCGACACCGTCTCCGAACGGTTGGTAGATCTGCTGTGCATGCAGATTCTCGGCGATCCGGCGAGCTCATCCACCCAGCTCGCCGATGTGGAAGCGACCGCCCGTCGGTATATCCACAACCATGCCGGCGACCCGGACCTCACCGGCACGCGCGTGGCCGGTGCGCTCGGCTGGTCACTGCGTCAAATTCAACTGGCGTTCAGCGCCGCAGGCACCACGCCGAGCGAAGTCATCCGGGAAGAACGCCTGCAGTTGGCGCACGACCGCCTGCGCAGCCCCGCCTACCAGCGTTGCAGTATCACCGATATCGCCTCGGACCTGGGCTTCGGTTCGGCCAGCAGCTTCAACAAGGCCTTCCGTCGACGCTTCGACACCACGCCGAGCCAACTCCGCGAGGGACTGGCGGGCCACGTCCGAGGCAGCCGTACCCCAGGCGCTATTTCAGGGACAAGCAGCTAG
- a CDS encoding dihydrofolate reductase family protein: MRKLIYGFSVSLDGYINDRDGNIDWTNPDEELHQFHNDRYREIEVSLHGRRLYELMAEYWPHVPEDAPRIEREFGRLWTEKPKVVFSRTLTEVHWNSTLISENAVEEVRRIKAGGDGVIEVGGASLAASLMPHGLIDEYQLFLLPVMLGGGTPLFPSLNTRIQLRLAETRHFNTVVMLRYLAD, encoded by the coding sequence ATGAGGAAACTGATCTACGGGTTCAGCGTGTCCCTGGACGGCTACATCAACGACCGCGACGGCAACATCGACTGGACCAACCCAGACGAGGAATTGCACCAATTCCACAACGACCGTTACCGCGAGATCGAGGTCTCGCTGCACGGCCGTCGCCTGTACGAGCTGATGGCCGAGTACTGGCCGCACGTGCCCGAGGACGCGCCGCGCATCGAGCGTGAGTTCGGCAGGCTCTGGACGGAGAAGCCGAAGGTCGTCTTCTCCCGGACGCTCACCGAGGTCCACTGGAACAGCACGCTGATCAGCGAGAACGCGGTCGAGGAGGTCCGCAGGATCAAGGCTGGAGGCGATGGCGTCATCGAGGTCGGTGGCGCGAGCCTCGCGGCCTCGCTGATGCCACACGGGCTCATCGACGAGTACCAGCTGTTCCTCTTGCCCGTAATGCTCGGCGGCGGCACACCGCTGTTCCCATCGCTGAACACCCGCATCCAGCTCCGACTGGCCGAGACGAGGCACTTCAACACCGTGGTGATGTTGCGCTATCTCGCCGACTGA
- a CDS encoding alpha/beta hydrolase — translation MQFTSEQRLDDGVLEREFTLGEIPGILWTPGSASAPAPLILVGHPGGLRQMYPRLVARARHAAAEGYAAATIELPGSGDRPRSAAAEQARADLRRALEAGEPVDDEIVDRLVLPLVEKAVPEWRAVLDVLLSLPEIGGPVGYSGGVIAIGLRLAVVEPRISAALLFAGSFVPRTMFEEARQITIPLQVLLQWDDEGNDRQLALDLFDAFGSKEKTLHANMGGHTGVPQFEGDDGNRFFARHLK, via the coding sequence ATGCAATTCACTTCTGAACAGCGCCTCGACGACGGCGTCCTCGAGCGCGAATTCACCCTCGGCGAGATCCCCGGCATCCTGTGGACGCCCGGATCCGCATCCGCACCGGCGCCGCTGATCCTGGTCGGCCACCCGGGCGGACTGCGTCAGATGTACCCCCGACTGGTGGCCCGGGCCCGCCACGCCGCGGCGGAGGGGTACGCCGCGGCCACCATCGAGCTCCCCGGGAGCGGTGACCGGCCCCGTTCCGCCGCCGCCGAGCAGGCCCGCGCCGACCTGCGCCGGGCGCTGGAGGCCGGTGAGCCGGTCGACGACGAGATCGTCGACCGGCTCGTCCTCCCGCTGGTCGAAAAGGCGGTCCCGGAATGGCGGGCCGTCCTGGACGTCCTCCTTTCGCTGCCCGAGATCGGTGGTCCGGTCGGGTACTCGGGAGGGGTGATCGCCATCGGCCTCCGGCTGGCGGTGGTCGAGCCGCGGATCTCGGCCGCCCTTCTGTTCGCCGGGAGTTTCGTGCCCCGAACCATGTTCGAGGAGGCCCGGCAGATCACCATTCCGCTGCAGGTCCTGCTGCAGTGGGACGACGAAGGAAACGACCGGCAACTGGCCCTGGACCTGTTCGACGCCTTCGGCTCCAAGGAGAAGACGCTGCACGCCAATATGGGCGGGCACACCGGCGTCCCGCAGTTCGAGGGGGACGACGGGAACCGGTTCTTCGCCCGGCACCTGAAGTGA
- the cmrA gene encoding mycolate reductase (Catalyzes the final step in mycolic acid biosynthesis.) — protein sequence MSLPSPTSENRAVVTGASSGIGTALAADLAARGYSLILVARRGDLLTELAQRLTLAHGITAEVRAVDLADRTQRGALVEELAARNIAILCNNAGIATFGAVAELDMAYERAQMELNAVAVHDLTLAVLPGMIARGGGGILISGSAAGNMPIPNNATYAASKAFANTFSESLRGELKDSGVHVTLLAPGPVRTETPDPSEASIVDRMVPDFMWVTSEYTAKVSIDALARNKMRVVPGLISKGMSVAGQYGPRSFTAPIAGAFYRKLGG from the coding sequence GTGAGCCTGCCCTCCCCCACCTCCGAGAATCGCGCGGTCGTCACCGGCGCCTCCTCCGGCATCGGCACCGCGCTGGCCGCCGACCTCGCCGCGCGCGGCTACTCCCTGATCCTCGTCGCCAGGCGTGGTGACCTGCTCACCGAACTCGCCCAGCGGCTCACGCTGGCGCACGGCATCACCGCCGAGGTGCGCGCGGTCGATCTGGCCGACCGGACCCAGCGCGGCGCCCTCGTCGAAGAGCTGGCCGCGCGCAATATCGCGATCCTGTGCAATAACGCGGGCATCGCCACGTTCGGGGCCGTCGCCGAACTGGATATGGCCTACGAACGTGCGCAGATGGAACTGAACGCCGTTGCGGTGCACGACCTCACGCTCGCCGTGCTGCCCGGCATGATCGCGCGCGGCGGCGGCGGCATCCTGATCAGCGGCTCGGCGGCGGGCAATATGCCCATCCCGAACAACGCCACCTACGCGGCGAGCAAGGCCTTCGCCAACACCTTCTCCGAATCGCTGCGCGGCGAGCTGAAGGACTCCGGTGTGCACGTCACCCTGCTCGCGCCCGGCCCGGTGCGCACCGAAACGCCGGACCCGTCCGAGGCATCGATCGTGGACCGCATGGTTCCGGACTTCATGTGGGTGACCTCCGAATACACGGCGAAGGTGTCCATCGATGCCCTGGCCCGCAACAAGATGCGCGTGGTTCCCGGTCTGATCAGCAAGGGCATGAGTGTGGCGGGTCAGTACGGACCCCGCTCGTTCACCGCGCCCATCGCCGGTGCTTTCTACCGGAAGCTCGGCGGCTAG
- a CDS encoding NADPH-dependent 2,4-dienoyl-CoA reductase: MSSFPHLFEPLDLGFTTLRNRVIMGSMHTGLEDRAWDTNKLAAYFAERARGGVGLIITGGYAPNRTGWLLPFGAKLTNKSEAYRHRTITKAVHREGGKIAIQILHAGRYSYLPGSVSASSIKAPINPFRPRKLSAKGVEQTIDDYARCAKLAQFADYDGCEIMGGEGYFINQFLAPRTNKRTDKWGGSPENRRRIAVEIVRRTRAAVGPNFIIVFRLSMADLVEKGQTFDEIVALAKELEAAGANILNTDIGWHEARVPTIVTSVPRAAFVEFTAKITEQVHIPVCASNRINMPEIAEEILTRGDAQLVSLARPFLTDPEWVNKAKGNRVDEINTCIACNQACLDHAFQHKTVSCLLNPRAGHETELKLLPTRRTKRVAVVGAGPAGLSAAVSLAERGHRVDLFEADDKIGGQFDIARRIPGKEEFNESIRYYTRMLEVTGVTVHLNKLVTAEELITARYDEVVLATGVRPRIPNIPGVDHPMVLSYAELVREERPVGKRVAVIGAGGIGYDVSEFLTVEGHPTLKLDEWKEEWGVDSEDEQARGQLTTPKPAPAAREVVLLQRKSTPFGKDLGKTSGWVHRAALKAKGVEHVGGVNYERIDGNGLHISFGEKRQRPQLIPVDNIIICAGQESVRELEDPLRAAGINLHLIGGAELAAELDAKRAIDQGTRLAARL; this comes from the coding sequence ATGAGTTCCTTCCCCCACCTGTTCGAGCCACTCGACCTCGGCTTCACCACGTTGCGCAACCGCGTGATCATGGGGTCGATGCACACCGGCCTGGAGGATCGCGCCTGGGACACCAACAAACTGGCCGCGTACTTCGCCGAACGCGCCCGTGGCGGTGTCGGTCTGATCATCACCGGCGGCTACGCCCCGAATCGCACCGGCTGGCTGCTGCCCTTCGGTGCGAAGCTCACCAACAAATCCGAGGCCTATCGGCACCGGACGATCACCAAGGCCGTGCACCGAGAGGGCGGCAAGATCGCCATCCAGATCCTGCACGCGGGCCGCTACTCCTACCTGCCCGGCAGCGTGTCAGCGTCCTCGATCAAGGCCCCGATCAACCCGTTCCGGCCGCGCAAGCTCTCGGCCAAGGGTGTCGAGCAGACCATCGATGACTACGCCCGCTGTGCGAAGCTGGCCCAGTTCGCCGACTACGACGGCTGCGAAATCATGGGCGGTGAAGGATATTTCATCAATCAGTTCCTTGCGCCGCGCACCAATAAGCGCACCGACAAATGGGGGGGCTCGCCGGAGAACCGCCGCAGGATCGCGGTGGAGATCGTGCGCCGCACCCGCGCCGCGGTCGGCCCGAACTTCATCATCGTGTTCCGGCTGTCCATGGCCGACCTGGTCGAGAAGGGGCAGACCTTCGACGAGATCGTCGCCCTGGCAAAGGAACTCGAAGCCGCGGGCGCGAATATCCTGAACACCGATATCGGCTGGCACGAGGCGCGCGTGCCGACCATCGTCACCTCGGTGCCCCGCGCGGCCTTTGTCGAGTTCACCGCGAAGATCACCGAGCAGGTACACATTCCGGTCTGCGCGTCCAACCGGATCAATATGCCCGAGATCGCGGAGGAAATCCTCACTCGTGGTGACGCCCAACTGGTTTCGCTCGCCCGGCCATTCCTCACCGACCCCGAGTGGGTGAACAAAGCCAAGGGCAACCGGGTCGACGAGATCAACACCTGCATCGCCTGCAACCAGGCCTGCCTGGATCACGCCTTCCAGCACAAGACCGTGTCCTGCCTGCTCAACCCGCGGGCGGGCCACGAAACCGAGCTGAAGCTGCTACCGACCCGGCGCACCAAGCGCGTCGCGGTTGTCGGCGCGGGGCCGGCCGGGCTCTCGGCCGCGGTCAGCCTCGCCGAACGCGGCCACCGGGTAGACCTTTTCGAGGCCGACGACAAGATCGGCGGCCAGTTCGACATCGCGCGCCGCATCCCGGGCAAGGAAGAGTTCAACGAGTCGATCCGCTACTACACCAGGATGCTCGAGGTCACCGGTGTGACCGTGCACCTGAACAAGCTGGTCACCGCCGAGGAGCTCATCACCGCCCGCTACGACGAGGTGGTACTGGCCACCGGTGTGCGCCCGCGCATTCCGAACATCCCGGGCGTCGACCATCCGATGGTGCTGTCCTACGCCGAGCTGGTGCGCGAGGAACGCCCCGTCGGCAAGCGTGTCGCGGTCATCGGCGCGGGCGGCATCGGCTACGACGTGAGCGAATTCCTCACCGTCGAAGGCCATCCCACCCTGAAGCTCGACGAGTGGAAGGAGGAGTGGGGTGTCGACTCCGAGGACGAGCAGGCCCGCGGCCAGCTGACCACCCCCAAGCCCGCGCCCGCGGCTCGCGAAGTCGTACTGCTGCAACGCAAGTCGACCCCGTTCGGCAAGGACCTCGGCAAGACCTCCGGCTGGGTGCACCGCGCCGCGCTGAAGGCCAAGGGTGTCGAGCACGTCGGCGGCGTGAACTATGAGCGCATCGATGGCAACGGCCTGCACATCAGCTTCGGTGAGAAACGCCAACGCCCGCAACTGATCCCGGTCGACAACATCATCATTTGCGCGGGCCAGGAATCGGTGCGCGAACTGGAGGACCCGCTGCGCGCGGCAGGCATCAACCTGCACCTGATCGGCGGCGCCGAACTGGCCGCCGAACTGGACGCCAAGCGCGCCATCGACCAGGGCACCCGCCTGGCCGCCCGCCTCTGA
- a CDS encoding PadR family transcriptional regulator, with protein MALEHALLVSLTERAGSGYELARRFDKSIGFFWSATHQQIYRVLKRMEESGWLTGESVTQEGRPDKKVYSVSEAGRVELARWIAEPSDTSMPRNELGVKVRAAAHGDIGALCDEVARHRDQHNQRLELFGLIEKRDFPAPDQLSGTPLHQYLVLRAGIRVEAGFVEWCDEVLQALQPRATAPHPEPGER; from the coding sequence ATGGCCCTCGAGCATGCCCTGCTGGTATCGCTGACCGAGCGGGCCGGCTCCGGATATGAGCTGGCGCGCCGGTTCGACAAGTCGATCGGCTTCTTCTGGAGCGCCACCCACCAGCAGATCTACCGGGTGCTCAAGCGCATGGAGGAATCCGGTTGGCTGACCGGCGAATCGGTGACCCAGGAGGGTAGGCCCGACAAGAAGGTCTACTCGGTCAGCGAGGCCGGTCGCGTCGAATTGGCCAGATGGATCGCCGAGCCGAGCGACACCAGCATGCCGCGCAACGAACTCGGCGTGAAGGTCCGCGCCGCCGCGCACGGTGACATCGGTGCGCTCTGCGACGAGGTCGCCAGGCACCGCGACCAGCACAACCAGCGACTCGAGCTGTTCGGACTCATCGAGAAACGAGACTTCCCCGCACCGGATCAACTCTCCGGTACGCCACTGCACCAATACCTCGTCCTGCGCGCGGGCATCCGCGTCGAGGCGGGGTTCGTCGAATGGTGCGACGAAGTTCTGCAAGCCCTGCAACCGCGTGCGACAGCCCCGCACCCGGAACCCGGAGAAAGGTGA
- a CDS encoding TetR/AcrR family transcriptional regulator — protein MAGRRGWGGSPPDNDEDASRRIVAAAVDLIGQTGSEISIADVAESLGVIRQTVYRYFPSADALMRAAAIASVDGFLDRLAQQVSGIEDPVAAMTEGVVYTLTEVHRTPHLGILLSSTYSNVHPESLTSEEAQTFGMLMIRRFDVDWERYGYDDTALHELVEYVLRTMQSFFVSPGNPPRSDEDLRRYLTRWMGASIIAQLEQRPTPGPPQHDSR, from the coding sequence GTGGCAGGAAGGCGCGGATGGGGCGGGAGTCCACCGGACAACGATGAAGACGCGTCTCGTCGAATTGTCGCCGCTGCTGTCGATCTGATCGGACAAACGGGTTCGGAGATCAGCATTGCCGACGTCGCGGAGTCACTCGGCGTCATCCGTCAGACGGTGTACCGATACTTCCCCAGTGCCGATGCCCTGATGAGGGCCGCGGCGATCGCGTCGGTCGACGGCTTTCTCGATCGGCTGGCGCAGCAGGTCAGCGGTATCGAAGACCCGGTCGCAGCGATGACCGAGGGTGTGGTTTACACACTGACCGAGGTGCACCGGACACCCCATCTCGGCATCCTGCTCTCGAGCACGTATTCGAACGTCCACCCCGAGAGCCTCACTTCCGAAGAGGCGCAAACCTTCGGAATGCTCATGATCAGGCGTTTCGACGTCGATTGGGAGCGCTACGGGTACGACGACACAGCGCTACACGAGCTCGTGGAATACGTCCTGCGAACGATGCAGTCGTTCTTCGTTTCACCGGGCAATCCACCTCGCAGCGACGAGGATCTGCGGCGATATCTGACCCGCTGGATGGGGGCCTCGATCATCGCCCAACTCGAGCAACGCCCGACACCTGGACCGCCCCAGCACGATTCGCGATAG
- a CDS encoding metal-dependent hydrolase, with protein MTDLQVRKMRFAFADYDVPFVWNEENPAFSSMANAVSFLAIGFEKMIVNMIREAMPRITDRAIAEEADAFVRQEGQHSTAHRQHANALIRRFPGLQETLNDVIAEFDRLTVNTSLEYRLAYTADLEATFTPVFKLMLDNDSSLFQPGDDRVASLFIWHFVEEVEHRSSALIIFDSMVGSDTYRMRMAPSIFRHVMKVIRLACDGFNKHVPLEDRKIDALSMFATHRHKHKLRKWLRLPGEDNGPMLRAFDELPLGEQLVALVGVIRSQLPKHNPDHEKLPALADVWFERYDAGYDVSHWYTAGTVASRQAD; from the coding sequence GTGACCGATCTGCAAGTCCGAAAGATGCGGTTCGCCTTCGCGGACTACGACGTGCCCTTCGTCTGGAACGAAGAGAATCCGGCCTTCTCGTCCATGGCCAATGCGGTGTCCTTCCTGGCCATCGGCTTCGAGAAGATGATCGTCAACATGATTCGCGAGGCCATGCCGCGGATAACCGATCGCGCGATTGCGGAGGAAGCCGACGCGTTTGTGCGTCAGGAGGGGCAGCACTCGACCGCCCATCGCCAGCATGCGAATGCACTGATCAGGCGATTTCCAGGTCTTCAGGAAACGCTCAACGACGTCATCGCGGAATTCGACCGCCTCACCGTGAACACATCCCTCGAGTACCGGCTTGCCTATACCGCCGACCTGGAGGCAACGTTCACCCCGGTGTTCAAACTCATGCTCGACAACGATTCGTCCCTCTTCCAGCCCGGAGACGACCGGGTCGCGTCGCTGTTCATCTGGCACTTCGTCGAGGAAGTCGAACATCGAAGTTCCGCGCTCATCATTTTCGATTCCATGGTCGGAAGCGACACCTACCGGATGCGTATGGCCCCGTCGATATTCCGGCATGTGATGAAGGTGATCAGGTTGGCGTGCGACGGCTTCAACAAGCATGTCCCGCTGGAGGATCGGAAGATCGACGCACTGTCGATGTTCGCGACGCACCGGCACAAGCACAAGCTGCGAAAGTGGCTACGGCTGCCCGGGGAGGACAACGGTCCGATGCTGCGCGCCTTCGACGAGCTACCACTCGGTGAGCAACTCGTCGCGTTGGTCGGTGTCATTCGCAGTCAGTTACCGAAGCACAACCCGGACCACGAGAAGCTGCCCGCACTCGCCGATGTGTGGTTCGAGCGCTACGACGCCGGATACGACGTCTCGCACTGGTACACCGCGGGTACGGTCGCATCGCGCCAGGCGGACTGA